Part of the Desulfobacterales bacterium genome, GAATTTAAGTGTCTGAAATGTGGGTTTTCGGAACATGCTGATTATGTCGGCTCGCTTAATATTTTAAACCGATTCCTCATCGGACGATATGGTGCCGATTTCAAAACCGACCCAATACCATTAAATACTATTGATTAGGTAACTATAGGATTTGATAAAGAAAAGAATGATAACTTAGC contains:
- a CDS encoding transposase, producing EFKCLKCGFSEHADYVGSLNILNRFLIGRYGADFKTDPIPLNTID